The Hymenobacter sp. GOD-10R genome includes a window with the following:
- a CDS encoding MFS transporter small subunit, with product MDSQPTSSTSNANEPATGGSVVLAWLFVGIPLLWGVSQTFIKALALFK from the coding sequence ATGGATTCGCAACCCACTTCTTCTACTTCTAACGCCAACGAGCCTGCTACGGGCGGCTCCGTGGTGCTTGCTTGGCTTTTCGTGGGCATTCCCCTGCTTTGGGGCGTGTCGCAGACCTTCATAAAAGCGCTGGCACTGTTTAAATAA
- the moaD gene encoding molybdopterin converting factor subunit 1 produces the protein MKLKIALFGITKEIVGKPELELDAPAEQSVAELIEQLRAKYPALNELTSFAVAVNSDYADDDYQLHERDEIALIPPVSGG, from the coding sequence ATGAAATTAAAAATTGCCCTTTTTGGCATCACAAAAGAAATCGTTGGTAAGCCCGAACTGGAGCTAGATGCTCCCGCCGAGCAGTCGGTGGCCGAGCTTATCGAGCAGCTTCGTGCAAAATACCCCGCGCTGAATGAGCTGACTAGCTTCGCCGTAGCCGTGAACAGCGACTATGCCGACGACGACTATCAACTGCACGAGCGCGACGAAATTGCGCTCATTCCGCCCGTTAGTGGAGGCTAG
- a CDS encoding molybdopterin molybdotransferase MoeA, with protein MILPLMLSVEEATRSILATARPLPSETVPFLAALGRVLRQDVTADRDFPPFDRVAMDGIALNYSAVAAGQIRFVIEKTQFAGQAPAPLTDPAAAIEIMTGAALPPGTDAVVRYEDILIEEAADSRVATLQVLPNASGQNVHRRASDRQQGDVLLPAGTLLGSAEVAVAATVGATDLLVAKRPKVAVVSTGDELVEIGEQPLPHQIRRSNSYMLAAAVQQAGGTAEIFHFNDDFDALCSGLPALLRDYDAVLLSGGVSKGKADFLPAALHEVGVEQLFHEVQQRPGKPFWFGQHPAGAVVFALPGNPVSTFVNYYRYAQPWLRAVQLPTPVPAPAAYAVLATEVTFRPRITHFLLVSLESTADGRVLAHPERAHGSGDLASLLPSDGFLELPAEQELFPAGTVLPVWRFRY; from the coding sequence ATGATTCTGCCCCTTATGCTCTCTGTCGAAGAAGCTACGCGTAGTATACTAGCTACCGCCCGCCCACTGCCATCCGAAACGGTACCCTTCCTTGCGGCCCTAGGTCGTGTGCTGCGCCAAGACGTAACCGCCGACCGCGACTTTCCTCCGTTCGACCGGGTGGCGATGGATGGTATCGCCTTGAACTATAGTGCAGTAGCTGCCGGGCAAATACGTTTCGTGATTGAAAAAACGCAGTTTGCCGGCCAAGCTCCCGCGCCGCTCACCGACCCAGCTGCTGCCATCGAGATTATGACCGGCGCCGCGCTGCCCCCTGGCACCGACGCGGTGGTGCGCTACGAGGATATTCTAATCGAGGAAGCAGCAGACAGCCGCGTAGCCACCCTACAAGTGCTGCCGAATGCATCTGGCCAAAATGTGCACCGCCGGGCCTCCGACCGCCAGCAGGGCGACGTGCTGCTCCCAGCAGGCACGTTGCTAGGCTCGGCGGAAGTGGCCGTGGCGGCTACCGTTGGCGCTACCGATCTGCTGGTTGCGAAGCGCCCAAAAGTAGCCGTAGTAAGCACCGGCGACGAACTGGTGGAAATTGGCGAGCAGCCGCTGCCTCACCAGATTCGGCGGTCCAACTCATACATGCTAGCCGCCGCCGTGCAGCAAGCAGGCGGTACGGCCGAAATCTTTCACTTCAACGACGACTTCGATGCCTTGTGCAGCGGGCTGCCCGCGTTGCTGCGCGACTACGATGCGGTGCTGCTAAGTGGTGGCGTATCAAAGGGGAAAGCTGACTTTCTGCCGGCGGCGCTGCATGAAGTTGGCGTTGAGCAGCTGTTTCATGAAGTGCAGCAGCGGCCGGGTAAGCCCTTTTGGTTTGGGCAGCACCCAGCGGGCGCAGTTGTGTTTGCGCTGCCGGGCAACCCGGTTTCTACGTTTGTGAACTACTACCGCTATGCGCAACCATGGCTCCGCGCCGTTCAGCTGCCTACCCCGGTGCCAGCGCCTGCGGCCTATGCGGTGCTTGCCACCGAAGTCACCTTTCGGCCGCGCATCACGCACTTTCTGCTGGTCAGCCTCGAGTCGACGGCAGACGGGCGTGTGCTGGCGCACCCCGAGCGGGCTCACGGCTCGGGCGACCTAGCTAGCTTATTGCCCAGTGATGGGTTTCTAGAATTACCGGCTGAGCAAGAGCTTTTTCCGGCTGGTACGGTACTGCCCGTGTGGCGCTTTCGCTACTAA
- a CDS encoding DUF4974 domain-containing protein, with the protein MNTAQNRVCLILAALCLSIQQPLVAQPKPSPVLERNVSVNFQKVPLESALRTLRQRYGVNLSYSNTALDLRQSVTLRLQNQPLRTVLNNLLRDTNVSYQLVGNQVVLHPAPTKPTTVTALATGATASTAAPVRTTEARSTPVEPAANSKPAPQTISAKPASVPSKEASKPAPRKPTSATNPLTSNKSTASSTSKNTSMRAASGATEPSPSDSNGVTASTAPATAALNQSAPQPAADSVGVAAAVSATKPEPEEAAHETITKPAQVSFFWPLGSNGFSSGRTVNKVSLNVLAGYQAGVDGFEAASLLNVDRYNVKGAQVAGVGNVVGQQLTGFQGAGVLNVLGGEANGWQAAGVLNLARRAVHGGQAAGVFNATLGEVRGVQAAGVFNVARSVHGVQLAGVVNIADSVDGISIAPFNLVRHGYHRLEVTNSETWPVSAALKLGGSAAFYTFVTGAYDDFGSGPRRWALGYGVGTEAWSRKRLSLALDAVAMHVNEEQRGWTDELNLHNQVRVLLGFAPFKAGSHLRIVAGPTASVLVTQRYDSGEQKIYSNLTKGHKLWLNEGSARTRVFGWFGYSAGIRF; encoded by the coding sequence ATGAACACTGCGCAAAACCGCGTATGCCTAATTCTGGCTGCGCTGTGCTTAAGCATACAGCAGCCCCTTGTAGCGCAACCAAAACCTAGCCCTGTGCTCGAGCGCAACGTGTCGGTAAACTTTCAGAAAGTACCGCTCGAATCGGCGCTGCGTACGTTGCGCCAGCGCTATGGGGTGAACCTTTCCTACAGCAACACCGCCCTAGACTTGCGCCAGTCCGTGACGCTGCGTTTGCAAAATCAACCGCTTCGCACTGTGCTCAATAACCTACTGCGCGACACCAACGTCAGCTACCAACTGGTCGGTAATCAGGTAGTACTACATCCGGCGCCCACAAAGCCAACCACCGTAACGGCTTTGGCTACTGGCGCCACGGCTAGCACCGCCGCCCCCGTGCGCACCACAGAAGCTAGGTCGACCCCTGTTGAGCCCGCTGCAAATAGTAAGCCCGCGCCGCAAACTATCTCCGCTAAACCGGCGAGTGTACCTAGCAAGGAGGCCAGCAAGCCCGCACCGCGCAAGCCAACAAGCGCTACAAACCCGCTGACTTCTAACAAAAGCACGGCTAGCAGCACCTCAAAGAATACCAGCATGCGGGCGGCAAGCGGTGCTACGGAACCTAGCCCATCAGACAGCAACGGCGTAACGGCCTCTACTGCCCCCGCCACTGCCGCACTGAATCAGTCCGCTCCTCAACCCGCCGCAGACTCGGTTGGGGTAGCGGCGGCAGTATCCGCTACAAAGCCGGAACCCGAGGAAGCTGCGCACGAGACCATCACCAAACCGGCGCAGGTATCCTTCTTCTGGCCCTTGGGCTCGAATGGATTTAGTAGCGGTCGTACCGTCAACAAAGTTTCGCTCAACGTGCTAGCCGGCTACCAGGCCGGAGTCGATGGCTTCGAGGCAGCTAGCCTGCTCAACGTAGACCGCTACAACGTGAAAGGGGCGCAGGTGGCGGGCGTCGGCAACGTGGTTGGGCAGCAGCTCACGGGCTTCCAGGGCGCCGGCGTGCTGAATGTGCTAGGGGGTGAAGCGAACGGCTGGCAGGCCGCGGGCGTGCTGAACTTAGCTAGGCGCGCGGTGCACGGCGGACAAGCGGCCGGGGTGTTCAATGCCACTTTGGGGGAAGTGCGTGGAGTGCAGGCAGCGGGGGTATTCAATGTGGCGCGCTCAGTACACGGGGTGCAACTAGCTGGTGTAGTGAATATTGCTGATTCAGTGGATGGTATTAGTATTGCGCCCTTCAACCTTGTGCGTCACGGATATCATCGGCTAGAAGTCACCAATTCGGAAACCTGGCCGGTAAGTGCCGCTCTGAAGCTAGGTGGCTCAGCGGCGTTCTACACGTTTGTCACCGGCGCCTATGATGATTTCGGCAGCGGTCCTAGGCGTTGGGCACTTGGTTACGGGGTTGGTACCGAAGCGTGGTCGCGTAAGCGGCTGAGCCTAGCGTTGGATGCAGTGGCCATGCATGTAAATGAGGAGCAACGCGGCTGGACGGACGAGCTGAACCTGCACAACCAAGTGCGGGTGCTGCTCGGGTTTGCGCCCTTCAAAGCAGGCAGTCACCTCCGCATTGTGGCCGGCCCAACAGCAAGCGTGCTGGTCACACAGCGCTACGACAGTGGCGAGCAGAAAATCTATTCCAACCTCACCAAAGGCCACAAGCTGTGGCTAAACGAAGGCTCCGCCAGAACGCGGGTGTTCGGCTGGTTTGGGTACAGCGCCGGTATTCGATTTTAA
- a CDS encoding molybdenum cofactor biosynthesis protein MoaE — protein sequence MHIELTGEPIDVAAVLALVEDEGAGAVNAFVGTVRNQSTGKKVVRLHYEAYDAMAVGQMRRVAEEAQEKWPMLRKVAVVHRKGTLEIGDVAVAIAVSTPHRAESFAACQFIIDTIKKVVPIWKKEEYEDGAVWVAAHP from the coding sequence ATGCACATAGAACTTACCGGCGAGCCTATTGATGTAGCCGCTGTGCTAGCGCTTGTAGAAGACGAGGGTGCCGGTGCCGTGAATGCATTTGTGGGCACCGTCCGTAACCAATCGACCGGCAAAAAGGTGGTGCGCCTGCACTACGAAGCCTACGACGCCATGGCCGTCGGCCAGATGCGCCGCGTGGCTGAAGAAGCTCAGGAGAAGTGGCCCATGCTGCGCAAAGTAGCCGTGGTACACCGCAAAGGGACGCTCGAAATCGGTGACGTAGCCGTGGCTATTGCCGTTTCTACGCCTCACCGGGCCGAGTCGTTTGCCGCCTGCCAGTTCATCATCGACACCATCAAAAAAGTGGTGCCAATCTGGAAGAAAGAAGAATACGAGGACGGCGCCGTGTGGGTGGCCGCGCACCCGTAG
- a CDS encoding S41 family peptidase, with amino-acid sequence MLKFTLWLPLQLAISAADLAQPTASNQALETTTHYAAAQDTAFQRRSGVILPAKLNEQQIENLSVLGRVWGFVKYYHPVVAVGNYNMDAELFRVLPSVLGAPNEKTRSQLLSTWVTKFGEVPACKTCKEPAANTVRLQADLAWLNDQKQLGEALRTQLAYLRRNRNQGLHHYVSAAPRVGNPIFEHEVPYDFTDIPDAGLRLLALYRYWNMVEYFFPYRYAIGEDWQRVLPEFIPKLAAANTAEQYHLTLLTLIARLNDTHADIYQDKVLADYKGQFYAPARVRFVENKAVVTDFYDDNLGQASGLQKGDIIEKIEGVAVPALVKQLQPISPASNEPTQLRKIANLLLRGNTEQVQLQVNRNGQILPLQVTRYPANKLNLALNTGTPSPLLDPWRLLPNNIGYLSLGTLKNERLPSIMEAAGNTKGLVIDIRNYPAEFVVYNLLRYLLNKPEPFVKFSQPEVTYPGMFTNIGPLYVQPGRGKPYRGKVVILVNELTQSQAEFTTMALRTVPNATVVGSTTAGADGNISNIILPGNIPTVITGLGVYYPNGRETQRIGIVPDVEVKPTIQGIREGRDELLEKAVQLIEAS; translated from the coding sequence ATGTTAAAATTTACTCTGTGGCTGCCGCTACAACTAGCCATCAGTGCCGCCGACTTGGCCCAACCTACCGCGTCCAACCAAGCGCTAGAAACGACGACGCACTATGCGGCTGCCCAAGACACTGCCTTCCAACGGCGCTCCGGGGTGATTTTACCAGCAAAACTCAACGAGCAGCAGATTGAGAACTTGTCGGTGCTAGGTCGGGTGTGGGGCTTCGTGAAATACTACCACCCAGTTGTAGCGGTTGGCAACTATAACATGGATGCGGAATTATTTCGGGTACTGCCTTCGGTGTTGGGTGCTCCCAATGAAAAGACTCGTAGCCAGCTCCTGAGTACCTGGGTTACTAAATTTGGGGAGGTGCCGGCTTGTAAAACTTGCAAAGAACCCGCTGCTAACACTGTGCGCTTGCAGGCGGACCTAGCTTGGCTCAACGACCAGAAGCAACTCGGCGAAGCGCTCCGCACGCAGCTAGCTTACCTGCGCCGGAATCGCAACCAAGGCTTACATCACTACGTGAGTGCCGCGCCGCGGGTGGGCAACCCTATCTTCGAGCACGAGGTGCCCTACGACTTCACCGATATACCCGACGCTGGTTTGCGGCTGCTGGCGCTCTACCGGTATTGGAACATGGTTGAGTACTTCTTCCCTTACCGCTACGCCATTGGGGAAGATTGGCAGCGCGTGTTGCCCGAATTCATTCCGAAACTGGCAGCGGCTAACACGGCTGAGCAGTACCACCTAACGCTGCTCACGTTGATTGCGCGCCTCAACGATACGCACGCCGACATCTACCAAGATAAAGTGCTAGCTGACTACAAAGGCCAGTTTTATGCCCCTGCTCGAGTTCGTTTCGTCGAGAACAAAGCCGTTGTGACGGACTTTTATGATGACAACCTAGGGCAAGCTTCGGGTTTGCAGAAGGGTGATATCATTGAAAAGATTGAGGGGGTAGCCGTGCCCGCGTTGGTGAAGCAACTTCAACCTATTTCCCCAGCCTCAAACGAACCCACCCAACTGCGCAAAATTGCCAATCTGCTGCTGCGTGGCAACACCGAGCAGGTACAGCTTCAAGTAAACCGTAACGGCCAAATACTCCCCTTGCAGGTAACGCGTTACCCTGCCAACAAGCTGAACCTAGCGCTAAATACCGGCACACCTAGCCCCCTGCTCGACCCTTGGCGCTTACTGCCCAACAATATTGGCTACCTCTCCCTAGGCACCCTTAAGAACGAGAGGCTACCAAGCATTATGGAAGCCGCTGGAAACACGAAGGGCTTAGTAATAGATATTCGCAACTACCCCGCTGAATTTGTAGTGTACAACCTGTTGCGATACTTACTGAATAAGCCGGAGCCTTTCGTAAAATTTAGTCAGCCCGAAGTGACGTATCCGGGTATGTTCACGAACATTGGTCCTCTGTACGTCCAGCCAGGTAGAGGCAAGCCCTACCGAGGCAAGGTAGTCATCTTGGTAAACGAACTGACACAGAGCCAAGCCGAATTCACGACGATGGCGCTCCGCACGGTGCCCAATGCCACTGTGGTAGGCAGCACTACGGCCGGCGCCGATGGCAACATCTCAAACATCATTTTGCCTGGTAATATCCCTACCGTGATTACGGGCCTAGGGGTGTACTACCCCAATGGGCGCGAAACCCAGCGCATAGGCATTGTGCCCGACGTGGAGGTGAAGCCGACCATTCAAGGCATTAGGGAGGGGCGCGATGAGTTGCTAGAAAAGGCTGTGCAACTGATAGAAGCTAGCTAG
- the moaA gene encoding GTP 3',8-cyclase MoaA produces MAFATPSVLFDNHGRPLEYVRLAVTDRCNLRCFYCMPAEGIEYLPKNELLSYEEMERTVTILAGLGVRKVRLTGGEPFVRRDLVPFIERLSNIPGINDISLTTNGVLTAPHVSELARIGVKAVNLSLDTLDRSRFHRITRRDELPRVLDTFYALLAAGIQVKINAVVMDGQNTQDLVPLTELTRELPIEVRFIEEMPFNGGSHAAIELPWNYRRIREHLEEHFPGLTPVATKPGATATDYTIPGHLGQVGIIAAYSRTFCGTCNRIRLTAEGGLKTCLYDQGVLDVRALLRGGASDMEVQEALANAFRYRAANGFEAEQKRPLHQLSFESMSTIGG; encoded by the coding sequence ATGGCTTTTGCTACTCCGTCCGTTTTATTCGATAACCATGGTCGCCCACTCGAATATGTGCGCTTAGCCGTCACGGACCGCTGCAATTTGCGTTGCTTTTACTGCATGCCCGCCGAAGGCATCGAGTATTTGCCTAAAAATGAATTGCTGAGCTACGAAGAAATGGAGCGCACCGTGACCATCTTAGCTGGTCTGGGAGTGCGCAAAGTACGCTTAACGGGCGGCGAGCCTTTCGTGCGGCGCGACCTGGTGCCCTTCATCGAACGCCTAAGCAACATTCCTGGCATCAACGACATTAGCCTGACTACCAATGGCGTGCTCACTGCACCACACGTGTCCGAGCTAGCCCGTATTGGAGTGAAAGCCGTTAACCTCAGCCTCGACACCCTCGACCGCAGCCGCTTCCACCGCATCACGCGCCGCGACGAATTGCCGCGAGTGCTTGATACGTTCTATGCGCTGCTAGCTGCTGGTATTCAGGTGAAGATCAACGCGGTAGTGATGGATGGGCAGAACACGCAGGACTTGGTACCGCTGACCGAACTCACCCGCGAACTCCCCATTGAGGTACGCTTTATTGAGGAAATGCCGTTCAACGGTGGTAGCCATGCGGCCATTGAGCTGCCCTGGAACTACCGCCGCATTCGGGAACACTTGGAGGAGCATTTTCCCGGCCTGACGCCCGTTGCCACCAAACCTGGCGCTACGGCCACCGATTATACCATTCCCGGTCACCTAGGTCAGGTAGGCATCATTGCCGCGTATTCGCGCACCTTCTGCGGCACCTGCAACCGCATCCGTCTCACGGCCGAAGGTGGCCTCAAAACCTGCCTCTACGACCAGGGCGTGCTCGACGTGCGGGCGCTATTGCGCGGCGGGGCCTCCGATATGGAAGTGCAAGAAGCGCTTGCAAACGCATTCCGCTACCGTGCCGCCAATGGCTTCGAAGCCGAGCAAAAGCGGCCTCTGCACCAGCTCAGCTTTGAATCGATGTCGACGATTGGGGGCTAG
- a CDS encoding OFA family MFS transporter, translated as MATTSILDSSPASTSLLDRSRTIAKPGYNRWLVPPAALAIHLAIGQAYAFSVFNKPLGSLISGDPNAPAPTDWTAGQIGWTFSIAIVLLGLSAAIFGKWLERVGPRKAMMAASLCFGGGFLIGFLGVHLHSLALLYFGYGFVGGIGLGIGYISPVSTLIKWFPDRKGVATGMAIMGFGGGAMIGSPLAVALMNHFKDSAPQGVAPTFIAMGIIYLLFMQFGVWTIRVPADDWAPAGYVPNAEHSALITTGNVSADNAIKTPQFWLLWVVLLTNVTAGIGVLETASPLIQETFSDKFMGSGRGVTAAAAAGFVGLLSLFNLLGRFFWSSASDKLGRKVAYAIYFGLGILLYALIPTLGHNLQLTLYVVVACVIISMYGGGFSTAPAYLSDLFGKYQVGAIHGRLLTAWSTAGVLGPLIVHNLHESASEKGLTGAAAYQNVFYTMAGLLAVGLIADLLVRPVAERYYEKGPVTIEAGGH; from the coding sequence ATGGCAACTACCTCTATACTGGATAGCAGCCCTGCTAGTACATCGCTCTTAGACCGTAGCCGCACCATTGCCAAGCCAGGATACAACCGTTGGCTTGTGCCGCCAGCTGCTCTAGCTATTCACCTAGCTATTGGGCAAGCCTATGCGTTCAGTGTGTTCAATAAGCCTTTGGGCTCGCTCATCAGCGGCGACCCCAACGCGCCCGCCCCCACCGACTGGACAGCCGGACAGATCGGCTGGACGTTCTCCATTGCTATTGTGTTGCTGGGCTTGTCGGCCGCCATTTTTGGCAAATGGCTGGAGCGTGTCGGTCCGCGCAAGGCTATGATGGCCGCCTCCCTCTGCTTTGGCGGCGGCTTCCTGATCGGCTTCCTCGGGGTACACCTGCACAGCTTAGCGCTGCTCTATTTCGGGTACGGCTTCGTGGGCGGTATTGGGCTAGGTATTGGCTACATCTCCCCCGTAAGCACCCTTATCAAGTGGTTTCCCGACCGTAAAGGAGTAGCTACGGGCATGGCTATCATGGGCTTTGGGGGTGGCGCGATGATCGGCTCCCCGTTGGCAGTAGCCCTTATGAATCATTTCAAAGACTCGGCCCCGCAAGGCGTAGCGCCTACGTTTATTGCTATGGGCATTATCTACCTGCTGTTCATGCAGTTCGGCGTCTGGACAATCCGGGTGCCCGCCGATGATTGGGCACCCGCTGGCTACGTACCCAACGCCGAGCACAGCGCCCTCATCACGACCGGCAACGTATCGGCCGACAATGCCATCAAGACGCCGCAGTTCTGGCTTTTGTGGGTGGTGCTGCTTACCAATGTCACGGCTGGCATCGGGGTGTTAGAAACAGCTTCGCCGCTAATCCAAGAAACCTTTTCCGACAAGTTCATGGGCTCGGGCAGGGGCGTAACGGCCGCAGCGGCAGCAGGCTTCGTAGGGTTGCTGAGCTTATTTAACTTGCTAGGCCGCTTCTTCTGGTCGTCGGCGTCGGATAAGCTAGGGCGTAAGGTGGCATATGCCATTTACTTCGGCCTTGGCATTTTGCTGTATGCACTCATCCCAACGCTAGGTCATAATCTGCAACTAACGCTGTACGTCGTGGTGGCGTGTGTGATTATTAGCATGTATGGCGGAGGCTTCTCAACGGCGCCGGCTTACCTCTCCGACCTGTTTGGCAAGTACCAAGTTGGTGCTATTCACGGGCGCTTGCTCACAGCCTGGAGCACGGCTGGCGTGCTAGGCCCGCTGATCGTGCACAACCTGCACGAAAGCGCCTCAGAGAAAGGCCTGACGGGTGCGGCAGCTTACCAAAACGTGTTTTATACCATGGCTGGCTTGCTCGCAGTCGGATTAATAGCCGATCTGCTGGTACGGCCCGTAGCAGAGCGCTACTACGAAAAAGGCCCCGTCACGATTGAAGCGGGCGGCCACTAA
- the moaC gene encoding cyclic pyranopterin monophosphate synthase MoaC, protein MSDTPKLTHLNDAGQPSMVDVGGKAATRRVARARSRVILGAEIIQLVQAGDLPTRKGPVFQTAIIAGVMAAKKTADLIPLCHPIGLDDCQVRIEVAGPDAVIIECTATVTSKTGVEMEALTGASVAALTVYDMCKALSHNIVIAETRLLDKTGGKQDFHHVD, encoded by the coding sequence ATGTCTGATACTCCCAAACTAACGCATCTAAACGACGCTGGCCAGCCTTCTATGGTTGATGTGGGCGGCAAGGCGGCGACTCGCCGGGTGGCCCGTGCCCGCAGCCGCGTCATCCTCGGAGCTGAGATTATTCAGCTCGTGCAGGCTGGCGACTTACCCACGCGCAAAGGCCCTGTATTTCAGACGGCTATCATAGCTGGGGTGATGGCGGCGAAGAAAACCGCTGACCTTATTCCGCTTTGCCACCCCATTGGCCTCGACGACTGCCAGGTGCGCATCGAAGTAGCTGGACCCGACGCCGTTATCATCGAGTGCACAGCCACCGTGACCAGCAAGACCGGCGTAGAGATGGAAGCCCTTACGGGAGCTTCCGTTGCGGCGCTTACCGTGTATGATATGTGCAAGGCTCTTTCGCACAACATTGTCATTGCCGAAACCCGCCTGCTCGATAAAACGGGCGGCAAACAAGATTTCCACCATGTCGACTAA
- a CDS encoding NTP transferase domain-containing protein — MSTNITAGVAQHTKHAQMARPHLGEFGRHELAILGAPCGKIKELVARLLPHLAATLRVAYVDADHAAGDDAASGGAGGASPIMLAGASAELTDKITFRRVDQHITLDPFTQKELLANQSIVLVNGNHFRARQQIIILDPAKPLDRKLDRLTDVRAILLPEGVTEIPEYLRTHLPQVDQLPVLALADTAGIAAFVQQWWHDSRPPLRGLVLAGGQSQRMQTDKGRLQYHGLEQRQYTAQLLAEVCTDVLVSCRPDQATELPTGLTPLPDRFVGLGPMGGILSALQLDPNAAWLVVPCDLPFLSTDTLRYLVEHRNAGKVATAFQSSENEFPEPLTSIWEPRSYGVLLRFLSLGYSCPRKALINSDIELLTPPKPNDLRNVNTPQEREVAERELKA; from the coding sequence ATGTCGACTAACATCACGGCCGGCGTTGCGCAGCATACCAAGCACGCCCAAATGGCCCGTCCGCACCTAGGTGAGTTTGGCCGCCACGAGCTAGCTATTCTGGGTGCGCCGTGCGGCAAGATTAAAGAGTTGGTAGCCCGCCTGCTGCCGCACTTGGCGGCTACGCTCCGCGTGGCCTACGTGGATGCCGACCACGCCGCCGGCGACGATGCGGCTAGTGGTGGCGCGGGCGGCGCTAGCCCCATCATGCTGGCCGGCGCCTCGGCCGAGCTAACCGATAAGATTACCTTCCGCCGCGTAGATCAGCATATTACGCTTGATCCTTTCACGCAAAAAGAGCTGCTAGCTAACCAAAGCATCGTGCTGGTGAACGGCAACCATTTCCGCGCTCGTCAGCAAATCATCATCCTCGACCCGGCCAAACCGCTCGACCGCAAGCTCGACCGCCTCACCGATGTGCGCGCCATTTTGCTCCCCGAAGGTGTAACGGAAATACCGGAGTACCTGCGCACGCACCTGCCGCAAGTAGATCAGCTCCCAGTACTGGCCCTAGCTGACACAGCCGGTATTGCTGCTTTTGTGCAACAATGGTGGCACGATAGCCGCCCACCGCTGCGAGGCCTGGTGCTAGCGGGCGGCCAGAGCCAACGTATGCAGACCGACAAAGGCCGCCTGCAATACCACGGTCTAGAACAGCGCCAGTATACTGCTCAACTGCTGGCCGAGGTATGCACCGATGTGCTGGTTTCCTGCCGACCCGACCAAGCCACGGAACTGCCCACTGGCCTTACGCCTCTCCCCGATCGGTTTGTGGGCCTAGGTCCAATGGGCGGAATTCTCTCAGCCCTTCAACTTGACCCAAACGCCGCCTGGCTCGTAGTGCCCTGCGACTTGCCCTTTTTGTCAACCGATACGTTGCGCTACCTGGTGGAGCATCGCAATGCGGGGAAAGTAGCCACGGCTTTTCAAAGCTCGGAAAATGAGTTTCCGGAGCCGCTCACGAGCATCTGGGAGCCGCGTAGCTACGGCGTGCTGCTGCGCTTCCTCAGCCTAGGCTACTCTTGTCCGCGCAAGGCGCTTATTAACTCCGACATCGAGTTGTTGACGCCACCTAAGCCTAACGATCTGCGCAACGTGAATACGCCGCAAGAGCGGGAAGTAGCGGAGCGGGAGCTAAAAGCCTAG
- a CDS encoding DUF2007 domain-containing protein, which produces MSADSAADHIVLLESFPNYVAAHVAKSRLDAENIPCFLSNENRPYGPIAGGVRLHVRQQDLGAAQQILLDQVVPMRVASPEEETAARICPRCGSHDVSSEPVLDPSANVPMRLFALLSWSLRGEYYHCFHCGYEFKG; this is translated from the coding sequence ATGTCCGCTGACTCTGCTGCCGACCACATCGTGCTGCTCGAATCCTTTCCCAATTACGTGGCAGCCCACGTAGCCAAAAGCCGCCTCGACGCTGAAAACATCCCGTGCTTTCTGAGCAACGAAAACCGACCCTATGGCCCGATTGCCGGCGGGGTGCGCCTGCACGTGCGCCAGCAAGACCTAGGTGCCGCTCAGCAAATCTTACTAGATCAGGTCGTGCCGATGCGCGTGGCATCGCCGGAGGAGGAAACGGCGGCCCGCATTTGTCCGCGGTGTGGCTCCCACGATGTATCATCGGAGCCAGTACTCGATCCATCGGCGAACGTTCCGATGCGGCTGTTTGCACTACTGAGCTGGTCGCTGCGCGGCGAGTACTACCACTGCTTTCACTGCGGCTACGAGTTTAAAGGCTAG